A part of Dermacentor variabilis isolate Ectoservices chromosome 10, ASM5094787v1, whole genome shotgun sequence genomic DNA contains:
- the LOC142559655 gene encoding uncharacterized protein LOC142559655 — MERILSTLNTVKVVQQTHTQLLAELKNNAEEACPESQNLPDQLTFLTTRDMVDWDADVGVNKQAKLRMKRHMLVQSGGTINQKTARILKSVMSWDVAKQFSWYRAKGKGKFCELNICKLLCTCLIEYIKQNQEEATLKNIEKAAMSWFRHAAEQAAAGQQRQQRPLNKTSEQDNDALIS, encoded by the exons ATGGAGAGGATATTGTCCACCCTTAATACAGTTAAGGTTGTGCAACAGACGCACACCCAGCTCTTGGCAGAGCTGAAGAATAATGCTGAAGAAGCATGCCCAGAGAGCCAAAACCTTCCTGATCAGCTGACATTTTTGACCACAAGAGACATGGTTGATTGGGATGCTGATGTCGGGGTCAACAAACAAGCAAAGCTTCGAATG AAAAGACACATGCTTGTCCAAAGTGGTGGCACCATAAACCAGAAGACTGCACGCATCTTAAAGagtgtgatgtcgtgggatgtggCAAAACAGTTCAGTTGGTATCGTGCAAAAGGCAAAGGGAAGTTTTGCGAGCTGAATATTTGCAAGCTGCTGTGCA CCTGCCTGATAGAATATATCAAGCAGAACCAGGAGGAGGCTACACTAAAAAACATAGAAAAAGCAGCCATGTCTTGGTTCCGCCATGCCGCAGAACAGGCAGCAGCAGGGCAACAAAGGCAACAAAGACCACTGAACAAAACTTCAGAACAGGACAATGACGCTCTCATTTCTTGA